The following are from one region of the Carnobacterium gallinarum DSM 4847 genome:
- the guaB gene encoding IMP dehydrogenase has product MSNWETKFAKEGYTFDDVLLIPAESHVLPNDVNMSVQLAKNLKLNIPLMSASMDTVTDSKMAIAMARQGGLGVIHKNMSIQQQADEVRKVKRSESGVIIDPFFLTPDHLVSDAEELMGRYRISGVPIVNNMEDRVLVGILTNRDLRFVTDYTIKIDEVMTKDELVTAPIGTSLKEAEQILQKHKIEKLPIVDAEGRLSGLITIKDIEKVIEFPNAAKDEHGRLLVAAAVGVTTDTFDRAGALLDAGADAIIIDTAHGHSAGVIRKIKEIREHFPEATLIAGNVATGEATRALYDVGVDVVKVGIGPGSICTTRVVAGVGVPQLTAIYDAAEVAREYGRTIIADGGIKYSGDIVKAIAAGGHAVMLGSMLAGTDESPGEFEIFQGRRFKTYRGMGSLGAMEKGSSDRYFQGGTNEANKLVPEGIEGRVAYKGSVSDIIFQMIGGLKAGMGYVGAADLKYLRDDAQFIRMSGAGLRESHPHDVQITKEAPNYSVQ; this is encoded by the coding sequence ATGTCTAACTGGGAAACGAAATTTGCTAAAGAGGGCTACACATTTGATGACGTTTTACTAATCCCTGCAGAAAGCCATGTTTTACCTAATGATGTAAATATGAGTGTACAATTGGCTAAAAATCTTAAGCTAAATATTCCGCTAATGAGTGCGAGTATGGATACAGTAACAGATTCTAAGATGGCAATTGCAATGGCACGTCAAGGTGGATTAGGTGTTATTCATAAAAATATGAGCATCCAACAGCAAGCAGACGAAGTTAGAAAAGTAAAACGTTCTGAAAGTGGCGTTATTATCGATCCATTCTTTTTGACTCCTGATCACTTAGTTTCAGATGCAGAAGAATTGATGGGACGTTATCGTATTAGTGGTGTTCCAATTGTGAATAATATGGAAGACCGTGTCCTGGTTGGAATCTTAACAAACCGTGATTTACGTTTTGTAACAGATTATACAATTAAGATTGATGAAGTTATGACTAAGGATGAGCTAGTAACAGCTCCAATTGGGACTTCATTAAAAGAAGCAGAGCAAATTTTACAAAAACACAAAATTGAAAAATTACCAATAGTTGATGCAGAAGGTCGATTAAGTGGTTTAATTACAATTAAAGATATCGAAAAAGTTATTGAATTTCCTAATGCAGCTAAAGATGAGCATGGTCGTTTGTTAGTTGCAGCAGCAGTTGGAGTGACTACAGATACTTTTGATCGTGCTGGTGCGTTACTAGATGCTGGTGCAGATGCAATTATTATCGATACAGCTCATGGTCACAGTGCAGGTGTTATCCGTAAGATTAAAGAAATTCGTGAACATTTCCCAGAAGCAACATTGATTGCTGGTAATGTAGCAACTGGTGAAGCAACTCGTGCATTATATGACGTTGGTGTTGATGTTGTTAAAGTTGGGATTGGACCGGGTTCAATTTGTACAACTCGTGTAGTTGCGGGTGTTGGTGTTCCTCAATTAACGGCGATTTATGATGCAGCAGAAGTTGCTCGTGAATATGGTCGCACGATTATTGCTGATGGCGGGATCAAGTATTCTGGAGATATTGTTAAAGCTATTGCAGCGGGTGGACATGCAGTAATGTTAGGAAGTATGTTAGCTGGAACAGATGAATCTCCAGGTGAATTTGAAATTTTCCAAGGTCGTCGTTTCAAAACATATCGTGGTATGGGAAGTTTAGGCGCAATGGAAAAGGGCTCTAGTGACCGTTATTTCCAAGGTGGTACCAATGAAGCAAACAAATTAGTTCCAGAAGGAATTGAAGGACGAGTTGCCTACAAAGGTAGCGTTAGTGACATTATTTTCCAAATGATTGGTGGTTTAAAAGCTGGTATGGGTTACGTGGGAGCAGCAGACTTGAAATATTTACGTGATGATGCGCAATTTATCCGTATGAGTGGCGCTGGTTTACGTGAATCACATCCACATGATGTTCAAATTACTAAAGAAGCACCAAACTATTCTGTACAATAA
- a CDS encoding DUF951 domain-containing protein — translation MYQLNDIVEMKKPHPCGTNRWQIIRMGMDIRIKCEKCGHMVMMPRREFEKKMKKVLETTETN, via the coding sequence ATGTATCAATTGAACGATATTGTTGAGATGAAGAAGCCGCATCCTTGTGGTACGAATCGTTGGCAAATCATTCGCATGGGGATGGATATCCGTATTAAATGTGAAAAGTGTGGTCACATGGTGATGATGCCCAGAAGAGAATTTGAAAAAAAGATGAAAAAAGTACTGGAAACTACAGAAACAAACTAA
- the ychF gene encoding redox-regulated ATPase YchF — MALTAGIVGLPNVGKSTLFNAITKAGVEAANYPFATIDPNVGMVEVPDYRLARLTELVTPKKTVPTTFEFTDIAGIVKGASKGEGLGNKFLSHIRQVDAICHVVRCFDDENITHVDGRINPIADIETINLELVLADLESVEKRHTRVGKIARTKDKDALAEFAILEKIKPVLEEGKSARTIEFTEEEEKYVKGLFLLTTKPVLYVANVSEDEVGDAEENDYVKQVREFAASENAEVNVICARIEEEIAELDDDEKSEFLTELGIKESGLDQLIRSAYDLLGLATYFTAGVQEVRAWTFKKGIKAPQAAGIIHSDFEHGFIRAETVSFEDLDKYESMPAAKEAGRVRLEGKEYIVQDGDVMLFRFNV, encoded by the coding sequence ATGGCATTAACAGCAGGAATTGTAGGATTACCAAACGTTGGGAAATCAACATTATTTAACGCGATTACAAAAGCTGGAGTAGAGGCAGCGAATTATCCATTTGCAACAATCGATCCAAATGTTGGAATGGTAGAGGTACCAGATTATCGTTTAGCACGCTTGACGGAACTAGTAACACCAAAGAAAACAGTACCCACAACTTTTGAATTTACTGATATTGCTGGGATTGTAAAAGGCGCTAGTAAAGGTGAAGGATTAGGAAATAAATTCTTAAGCCATATCCGCCAAGTAGATGCGATTTGTCACGTAGTACGTTGTTTCGATGATGAAAATATCACTCACGTTGATGGTCGAATTAATCCGATTGCAGATATTGAAACTATTAATCTAGAGTTAGTTTTAGCAGATTTGGAATCAGTTGAGAAACGCCATACACGTGTTGGTAAAATTGCACGTACAAAAGATAAAGATGCATTGGCTGAATTTGCAATTTTAGAAAAAATCAAACCGGTTTTAGAAGAAGGTAAATCAGCGCGTACGATTGAATTTACTGAAGAAGAAGAAAAATACGTTAAAGGCTTATTCTTATTAACAACTAAGCCAGTTTTATATGTAGCCAATGTTTCTGAAGATGAAGTTGGCGATGCAGAAGAAAATGATTATGTAAAACAAGTCCGTGAATTTGCAGCTAGTGAGAACGCAGAAGTAAATGTAATTTGTGCTCGTATTGAAGAAGAAATTGCTGAATTAGATGATGATGAAAAATCTGAATTTTTAACAGAACTTGGAATTAAAGAATCAGGTTTAGATCAATTAATTCGTTCTGCTTATGATTTATTAGGTTTAGCAACATACTTTACTGCAGGTGTTCAAGAAGTTAGAGCTTGGACTTTCAAAAAAGGAATTAAAGCACCTCAAGCTGCAGGGATCATTCACTCAGATTTTGAACATGGTTTTATTCGTGCTGAAACTGTTTCGTTTGAAGATTTAGATAAGTATGAAAGTATGCCAGCTGCTAAAGAAGCTGGACGTGTACGTTTGGAAGGTAAAGAATATATCGTTCAAGATGGCGATGTAATGTTATTCCGCTTTAATGTATAA
- a CDS encoding DUF1129 domain-containing protein, with product MRSKDLPRFERGINTLGQEELDKLIKQNEDLQTKLTKRNEQYMMSLDKALSAANLSDERKIEIYGEMLPALVEGQKTGQTARQLYGTVTEQTTTLLDGPRKAAANAPSKDWEIFVDGGLMMVALMSLVMGATGLIGKGQSSGSERGLLTLILNFFGGGLVVLLIAKNTPGRDGSGKKKGGIFRYILVVGAAMLAWLLVMTLSMSYLPASLNIVLPPIGYLIVAAAAFAGKWYFKKTYNVRGGIF from the coding sequence TTGCGTAGCAAGGATTTGCCGCGTTTTGAAAGGGGCATTAATACGTTGGGACAAGAAGAACTTGATAAATTAATCAAACAAAATGAAGATTTACAAACAAAATTAACTAAACGTAATGAGCAGTACATGATGAGTCTAGATAAGGCTTTAAGTGCAGCCAATTTATCAGATGAGCGTAAGATTGAGATCTATGGTGAGATGCTACCAGCATTAGTTGAAGGGCAAAAAACAGGTCAAACTGCTCGTCAATTGTATGGTACAGTAACAGAACAAACAACTACGCTTTTAGATGGACCAAGAAAAGCGGCTGCAAATGCACCGTCTAAAGATTGGGAAATCTTTGTTGATGGTGGTTTAATGATGGTTGCCTTGATGTCCTTAGTTATGGGAGCGACAGGTTTGATTGGCAAAGGACAAAGCAGTGGCAGTGAGAGGGGGCTACTTACTTTAATTTTAAACTTCTTTGGAGGCGGTCTAGTCGTTCTGTTAATTGCTAAGAATACTCCAGGACGCGATGGCTCCGGTAAGAAAAAAGGCGGAATTTTCCGTTATATCTTAGTAGTCGGAGCGGCGATGTTGGCTTGGCTATTAGTAATGACTCTATCGATGAGTTATTTACCGGCTTCACTTAATATTGTATTGCCACCAATTGGTTATTTAATTGTAGCGGCAGCGGCATTTGCTGGGAAATGGTACTTTAAAAAGACTTACAATGTTCGTGGTGGAATTTTTTAA